One part of the Sorangiineae bacterium MSr11954 genome encodes these proteins:
- a CDS encoding MFS transporter, protein MPDATRRGAADRMAVLASVCLAGLMMPLSFTGPSVAMAEMARDLHAEPMTLGWVVNAFVLGFGSCVMAAGALADRFGRKRIFTLGVALFALLSLVMGRAPDVYWLIALRAMLGIVAAMAMSAGSASLAQEFEGPARTRAYGMLGTSFGVGLAFGPIGAGFLIETFGWRSLFLTGTVIGVLVLVLGVPRMRETSDPEATGVDGWGTVTFTLALLSLTMGVVQVPEHGWSSPWVLGLLGGSVLLLGAFVLAERLQRRPMLDLSLFRYPRFVGAQLLPLATGFGFVVSLVLLPIRFVGIEGRGAFTAGMMMIPLSAPMLVVPLLASFLTRWISAATLSGIGLAVSAAGLFWLATIAPGASAGSFAAPMLVIGLGTGAPWGLMDDLAVSVVPRERAGMATGIFSTMRVAGEGVAIAITSALLSTQLARKSAAGLGPSQTYAQAFQTTFQVLACIVVFAAILSWVTLRRPALRTEALGEMA, encoded by the coding sequence ATGCCTGATGCGACCCGGCGCGGGGCGGCCGATCGCATGGCCGTCCTCGCGTCGGTGTGTTTGGCGGGGCTGATGATGCCACTGAGCTTCACCGGTCCGTCGGTGGCCATGGCCGAAATGGCGCGCGACCTTCACGCCGAGCCGATGACCCTGGGGTGGGTCGTCAACGCGTTCGTGCTCGGCTTCGGCAGCTGCGTCATGGCGGCGGGGGCGCTCGCGGATCGCTTTGGGCGAAAGCGCATCTTCACCTTGGGCGTCGCGCTCTTTGCGTTGCTCTCGCTGGTCATGGGCCGGGCGCCCGACGTGTACTGGCTCATCGCGCTGCGGGCGATGCTGGGCATCGTGGCGGCCATGGCCATGTCGGCCGGCTCCGCGTCCTTGGCGCAGGAGTTCGAGGGCCCGGCGCGAACGCGCGCCTACGGTATGCTGGGCACCTCGTTCGGGGTTGGGCTCGCGTTCGGGCCCATCGGCGCGGGGTTCTTGATCGAGACGTTCGGCTGGCGCTCCCTCTTTCTCACGGGCACCGTCATCGGCGTGTTGGTCCTGGTGCTGGGCGTGCCGCGCATGCGCGAGACGTCCGATCCGGAGGCCACCGGGGTCGATGGGTGGGGCACCGTCACCTTTACGCTGGCCCTGCTGTCGCTCACCATGGGCGTGGTTCAAGTGCCGGAGCATGGTTGGTCGAGCCCCTGGGTTTTGGGCCTCCTCGGCGGCTCGGTGCTGCTCCTCGGGGCCTTCGTGCTCGCCGAGCGGCTGCAGCGGCGGCCCATGCTGGATCTGAGCCTCTTTCGCTACCCGCGCTTCGTCGGCGCGCAGCTCCTGCCGCTCGCCACCGGCTTTGGCTTCGTGGTGTCGCTCGTGCTCCTGCCGATTCGGTTCGTGGGCATCGAGGGGCGTGGTGCGTTTACGGCGGGCATGATGATGATCCCGCTGTCGGCGCCCATGCTGGTGGTGCCGCTCCTGGCGTCGTTTCTCACCCGGTGGATCTCGGCCGCGACCTTGTCGGGCATCGGCCTCGCCGTCTCGGCGGCGGGTCTCTTCTGGCTCGCCACCATCGCGCCGGGCGCCAGCGCGGGGTCGTTTGCCGCGCCCATGCTGGTCATCGGCCTGGGGACCGGCGCGCCCTGGGGCCTCATGGACGACCTGGCCGTCTCCGTCGTGCCGCGCGAGCGGGCAGGGATGGCGACCGGGATTTTTTCGACCATGCGGGTCGCCGGGGAAGGGGTGGCCATCGCCATCACCTCGGCGCTCCTCTCGACGCAACTGGCGCGCAAGAGCGCGGCGGGGCTCGGGCCGAGCCAGACCTATGCGCAGGCGTTTCAAACGACGTTTCAGGTGCTGGCTTGCATCGTGGTCTTTGCCGCCATCCTGTCGTGGGTGACCTTGCGGCGGCCCGCCTTGCGCACCGAGGCGCTCGGCGAAATGGCGTAG
- a CDS encoding SDR family NAD(P)-dependent oxidoreductase has translation MSAHDAKTPLLGKVALVAGATRGAGRAIAVSLGEAGATVYCTGRSARGRPASGTRPETIDETAELVDARSGARGRGIAVRVDHTVESEVQALCARIQEEQGGLDILVNDIWGGEKLTEFGLPFWKLDSDKGRRMLEQGIVTHILTSRHAVPLMLAGLEAAKHATASPKRERGLIIEVTDGNHFGYRGNLFYDLVKMSVLRLAFAMARELRRHPVTALAVTPGFLRSEEMLEHFGVTEANWRDGVKVEKHFIASETPYYVGRAIAALAADPKVHQWNGRVVSSWDLGDAYGLVDVDGRKPHWGNYFKEAFGRPCPVADDAAYASWNAAIVPDEWPEE, from the coding sequence ATGAGCGCACACGACGCAAAGACTCCTCTTCTTGGAAAGGTCGCCTTGGTGGCCGGTGCAACCCGCGGCGCGGGCCGAGCCATCGCCGTAAGCCTGGGAGAAGCAGGCGCCACGGTTTACTGCACGGGACGAAGCGCCCGCGGAAGGCCCGCGAGCGGTACGCGCCCGGAGACGATCGACGAGACCGCGGAGTTGGTCGATGCGCGGTCGGGCGCGCGCGGACGCGGAATCGCCGTGCGGGTGGATCACACGGTGGAATCCGAAGTGCAGGCGCTCTGCGCGCGCATCCAGGAGGAGCAAGGTGGGCTGGATATCTTGGTCAACGACATCTGGGGCGGCGAGAAGCTGACCGAGTTTGGGCTGCCGTTCTGGAAGCTCGACTCGGACAAGGGCCGTCGGATGCTCGAACAAGGGATCGTGACGCACATCTTGACCAGCCGGCATGCGGTACCCCTCATGCTGGCGGGGCTCGAGGCGGCCAAGCACGCGACGGCATCGCCGAAACGCGAGCGGGGGCTCATCATCGAGGTGACCGACGGCAACCACTTCGGATACCGCGGCAACCTCTTTTACGATCTGGTGAAGATGTCCGTCCTTCGTCTCGCGTTCGCCATGGCGCGCGAGCTGCGACGGCATCCGGTGACGGCGCTGGCGGTGACCCCCGGCTTTCTACGCTCCGAGGAGATGCTCGAGCACTTTGGGGTGACGGAGGCCAACTGGCGCGATGGGGTCAAGGTGGAGAAGCACTTCATCGCGTCGGAGACGCCTTACTACGTGGGACGCGCCATCGCCGCGCTGGCGGCCGATCCCAAGGTGCACCAGTGGAACGGGCGGGTCGTCAGCTCATGGGACCTCGGCGACGCGTACGGCCTGGTGGACGTGGACGGGCGAAAGCCGCACTGGGGCAATTACTTCAAAGAGGCGTTTGGTCGTCCATGTCCCGTCGCCGATGATGCGGCTTACGCATCGTGGAACGCCGCGATCGTGCCGGACGAGTGGCCCGAGGAGTAA
- a CDS encoding chitobiase/beta-hexosaminidase C-terminal domain-containing protein: MRFASRAIAVTVTSTVLVTSAMASIAGCGGDSGPRTGDPSGQPGDDPAGTVAPVRFDPPIEEQTNDVAVRLASTTAGATLCYTVDGVTPGCEDDARCAKGSIAYDGAPISIVETGTALRALACKKGMPASEETRIAYTLTGATPTFGPTPESFDPDRPVPVTIATTTRQGVIHYTLDGTYPDCGSPLTFPEKGTIPTFTADTTIHALTCKKKYTASEIVAVTYVGRECTGDFAVATRAQLQALSRCRTITGSLSIFGTDAVDLAPLQRLERVGGGLSIANNNTLTSLHGLEALTAIGGEMSVRDNPQLARLDALGKLQRVEGMVHLADNALTEWVGPSALAYVGGLTLQNESKLRRVAGFPALVEIGGDLQVLFDGALVLWEDMPALTTIRGKASFQYNGALQGVPGFGNVRRLGGLQIEANNELVHVGFGQVTAVQGSVTLAENPKLVRVEMKNVAAIKGALHVENTGLADLTGLGGLRTIDGSLTVTKNKRLEKVDTLGELRELGGNFTVAENEALPECEPKRIARKLQEEHRYSGLVLIYGNLDTGTCN, from the coding sequence GTGAGGTTCGCTTCGCGCGCCATCGCGGTCACCGTCACCAGCACCGTCCTCGTCACCAGCGCCATGGCAAGCATCGCGGGATGTGGCGGCGACTCCGGCCCTCGGACGGGCGATCCTTCCGGGCAGCCCGGTGACGATCCCGCCGGAACGGTCGCGCCGGTTCGGTTCGACCCGCCGATCGAAGAGCAGACGAACGATGTCGCGGTGCGCCTCGCGAGCACCACGGCGGGGGCGACCCTTTGCTACACGGTCGATGGAGTGACCCCCGGGTGCGAGGACGACGCGCGGTGCGCCAAGGGCTCGATCGCCTACGACGGGGCGCCCATTTCCATCGTGGAGACGGGCACCGCCCTTCGGGCGTTGGCGTGCAAAAAGGGGATGCCCGCGTCGGAGGAGACGCGCATCGCCTATACGCTCACGGGCGCGACCCCCACCTTTGGCCCCACGCCGGAGAGCTTCGATCCGGACAGGCCCGTGCCCGTGACGATCGCCACCACCACCCGCCAGGGCGTGATTCACTACACGCTCGACGGCACCTACCCGGACTGCGGAAGCCCGCTGACGTTCCCCGAGAAGGGCACGATTCCAACCTTCACCGCCGATACGACCATTCATGCGCTCACGTGCAAGAAGAAGTACACGGCCAGCGAGATCGTCGCGGTCACCTATGTGGGCCGCGAGTGCACCGGGGACTTCGCCGTGGCGACCCGTGCGCAGCTGCAGGCGTTGTCGCGCTGCCGAACCATCACCGGCTCGCTCTCCATCTTCGGGACCGACGCCGTCGATCTGGCGCCGCTCCAGCGTTTGGAGCGGGTGGGCGGCGGCCTGTCCATCGCGAACAACAACACGTTGACCTCCCTGCACGGGTTGGAGGCGCTCACGGCCATCGGCGGCGAAATGTCGGTGCGCGACAACCCCCAGCTCGCGCGGCTCGACGCCCTCGGCAAGCTTCAGAGGGTGGAAGGCATGGTCCACCTGGCGGACAACGCGCTCACGGAGTGGGTGGGTCCGAGCGCCCTGGCGTACGTGGGGGGCCTCACCCTTCAAAACGAATCGAAGCTGCGGCGGGTCGCGGGGTTCCCGGCGCTCGTGGAGATCGGCGGCGATCTGCAGGTGTTGTTCGATGGTGCGCTGGTGCTCTGGGAGGACATGCCCGCCCTGACCACGATCCGCGGCAAGGCGAGCTTCCAGTACAACGGCGCCCTCCAAGGGGTGCCCGGCTTCGGGAATGTGCGCCGCCTCGGGGGGCTGCAGATCGAGGCGAACAACGAGCTCGTGCACGTGGGGTTCGGGCAAGTGACCGCGGTTCAAGGCAGCGTGACCCTGGCGGAGAACCCCAAGCTGGTGCGGGTCGAGATGAAGAACGTGGCCGCCATCAAGGGCGCCCTCCACGTCGAAAACACCGGCCTCGCCGATCTAACGGGGCTGGGCGGCCTTCGGACGATCGACGGCTCGCTCACCGTCACCAAGAACAAGCGGCTCGAGAAGGTCGACACGCTCGGGGAGCTCCGGGAGCTCGGCGGCAATTTCACCGTCGCCGAGAACGAGGCGCTGCCCGAGTGCGAACCGAAGCGTATCGCCAGGAAGCTCCAGGAGGAGCATCGCTACTCGGGCCTCGTCCTCATCTACGGCAACCTCGATACCGGCACCTGCAACTGA
- a CDS encoding TetR/AcrR family transcriptional regulator, translating into MAERGRPRSFDRQAALERAMRVFWEKGYAGASMADLTAAMGINSPSLYAAFGCKEALFREAIALFAETEGTPIWGGLATAPSARAGVETVLRATAESFSRPDRPRGCLITLEVPRDGNDGKNAKNGKDGDGDSLEPELRRLRALSIDRFRECLEQGIERGELARNIDTDAIASFYVTVQQGMAIRARDGASREVLLSIAECAMRAWQAMAPPPEDADST; encoded by the coding sequence ATGGCGGAACGAGGTCGTCCACGAAGCTTCGATCGGCAGGCCGCGCTGGAGCGGGCGATGCGGGTCTTCTGGGAGAAAGGTTATGCAGGTGCCTCGATGGCCGACCTCACCGCGGCCATGGGCATCAACTCGCCCAGCCTCTACGCGGCCTTCGGCTGCAAGGAGGCGCTCTTCCGCGAGGCGATCGCGCTCTTCGCCGAGACGGAGGGGACGCCCATCTGGGGCGGGCTGGCCACGGCGCCCAGCGCGCGGGCGGGCGTCGAGACGGTGCTTCGAGCCACGGCCGAGTCCTTTAGCCGGCCCGATCGGCCGCGCGGCTGCCTCATTACCCTCGAGGTCCCTCGCGATGGGAACGACGGAAAAAATGCAAAAAATGGGAAAGATGGAGACGGCGACAGCCTGGAGCCCGAGCTCCGGCGCCTGCGCGCGCTCAGCATCGATCGCTTTCGCGAGTGCCTCGAGCAAGGCATCGAGCGGGGTGAGCTCGCTCGAAATATCGACACGGACGCCATCGCGAGCTTTTACGTCACCGTCCAACAAGGGATGGCGATCCGAGCCCGCGACGGCGCCTCGCGTGAAGTGCTATTGAGCATTGCCGAGTGCGCAATGCGGGCTTGGCAGGCAATGGCACCGCCGCCCGAAGACGCCGACTCGACTTGA
- a CDS encoding MxcI: MNCKFNFTSWTLVAAAFCAACSSSSDGKTEGGPRFEHAYAFVTQALAPGASASTTYVNVVDSLDIAGLDRTQAREVPGLGSASAIDGKLFVANGERPAIMRFDVTNAAHWTNEGQIDFSGQGLTATAGFFQNITTGPQKAYMARNVVDRIVWNPSTLTIQGTVSGDASIQLQRDGFNVAQGYEQAVHRNRAFQPFYWASSNFIHFAPYSQIAVYDTDTDKQRALLDAPCPHLHRAAKDEEGNVYFSNGSGSATEWLFDPKAPRNCMVRIKAGQETIDQDFTIRFAGLTGGLEAAAFQYFGGDKGLLAVFDHTKVTIEPNATDDERIAVNQSANWHVWVLDVKTRTAKPLEGLDGFSGQFFTIPIDGRTFVLLPGANYGSTKVYEIVADGTAKKRFATEGWIYEMFKVR, translated from the coding sequence ATGAATTGCAAATTCAACTTCACTTCTTGGACCTTGGTTGCCGCGGCTTTTTGTGCGGCCTGCTCCAGCAGCAGCGATGGAAAGACCGAGGGGGGCCCCCGATTCGAGCACGCGTACGCGTTCGTAACGCAAGCGTTGGCCCCGGGAGCCTCGGCCTCCACGACCTATGTGAACGTGGTCGACTCGCTGGACATCGCCGGTCTCGATCGCACCCAGGCCCGCGAAGTGCCCGGCCTGGGTAGCGCTTCTGCCATCGACGGCAAGCTGTTCGTGGCCAATGGCGAGCGCCCTGCGATCATGCGCTTCGATGTGACCAACGCCGCCCACTGGACGAACGAGGGCCAGATCGACTTCTCCGGTCAGGGGCTCACGGCCACGGCCGGGTTCTTCCAGAACATCACCACCGGCCCGCAAAAAGCCTACATGGCCCGCAATGTCGTGGACCGCATCGTGTGGAACCCCAGCACCCTGACCATCCAGGGCACGGTGAGCGGCGACGCCAGCATCCAGCTCCAGCGCGATGGCTTCAACGTCGCGCAAGGCTACGAACAAGCCGTCCACCGCAACCGCGCCTTTCAGCCGTTCTACTGGGCCTCGAGCAACTTCATCCACTTTGCGCCCTACTCGCAAATCGCCGTCTACGACACCGACACGGACAAGCAGCGCGCGCTGCTCGACGCGCCCTGCCCACACCTGCACCGGGCGGCCAAAGACGAAGAGGGGAATGTCTACTTCAGCAACGGCTCCGGCAGCGCCACCGAGTGGCTCTTCGACCCCAAGGCCCCGCGCAACTGCATGGTCCGCATCAAGGCCGGCCAAGAGACCATCGACCAGGACTTCACCATCCGCTTCGCCGGGCTCACGGGCGGCCTGGAAGCGGCCGCCTTTCAATACTTCGGGGGCGACAAAGGCCTCTTGGCCGTCTTCGATCACACCAAGGTCACCATCGAGCCCAACGCCACCGACGACGAGCGGATCGCGGTCAACCAGAGCGCCAACTGGCATGTCTGGGTCCTCGACGTCAAAACGCGAACGGCCAAGCCGCTGGAGGGGCTCGATGGATTTTCGGGTCAGTTCTTCACCATCCCCATCGACGGCCGCACCTTCGTGCTTCTCCCCGGCGCCAACTACGGCTCCACGAAGGTCTACGAAATCGTGGCGGACGGCACCGCGAAGAAGCGCTTCGCGACCGAGGGGTGGATCTACGAAATGTTCAAGGTGCGGTGA
- a CDS encoding SDR family oxidoreductase — MGAAIAKRLADEGADVALTYVGREAQANQVAEAIRAKGRRALVVQADNADSKAIAAAVEQTVSALGRIDILVNNAGIFLAGHTTEATLADFDQTVAVNVRAVFFASQAAARHMGEGSRIITLGSNVADRVHSPGMALYAMSKSALIGLTKGMARDLGAKGISVSLISPGATDTDMNPAGGEKADFQRGLMAIPRYGSAENIAALVAFVASEAGRSVNGTQFVVDGGTNA; from the coding sequence ATGGGGGCCGCGATCGCCAAACGGTTGGCCGACGAAGGTGCGGACGTCGCGCTCACCTACGTGGGCCGCGAAGCGCAGGCGAACCAGGTGGCGGAGGCCATCCGGGCCAAGGGTCGCCGCGCGCTGGTGGTTCAGGCCGACAACGCCGATTCCAAGGCCATCGCCGCGGCGGTCGAGCAGACGGTGAGCGCGCTCGGCCGGATCGACATTCTGGTGAACAACGCGGGCATCTTCCTCGCGGGCCACACCACCGAGGCCACCTTGGCCGACTTCGATCAAACGGTGGCCGTCAACGTGCGCGCCGTCTTCTTCGCGTCGCAAGCCGCAGCCCGCCACATGGGCGAGGGGAGCCGCATCATTACCCTCGGCAGCAACGTGGCCGACCGCGTCCACTCGCCCGGCATGGCCCTCTACGCCATGAGCAAATCGGCCCTCATCGGCCTTACCAAGGGCATGGCGCGCGATCTCGGCGCCAAGGGCATCAGCGTCAGCCTGATCTCCCCCGGCGCGACCGACACCGACATGAACCCGGCCGGGGGCGAAAAGGCCGATTTCCAGCGCGGCCTGATGGCCATTCCGCGCTACGGCAGCGCGGAGAACATCGCGGCGTTGGTCGCGTTCGTGGCCAGCGAGGCGGGCCGCTCGGTGAACGGCACCCAGTTCGTCGTCGACGGCGGTACCAATGCCTGA